A region of Mycolicibacterium brumae DNA encodes the following proteins:
- a CDS encoding DNA repair helicase XPB, giving the protein MTDGPLIVQSDKTVLLEIDHEQAGAARAAIAPFAELERAPEHVHTYRITPLALWNARAAGHDAEQVVDALVTYSRYPVPQPLLVDIVDTMARYGRLQLVKHPAHGLTLVSLDRAVLEEVLRNKKIAPMLGARLDDDTVMVHNSERGRIKQMLLKIGWPAEDLAGYVDGEAHAIELTPDGWELRDYQQLAVDSFWAGGSGVVVLPCGAGKTLVGAAAMAKAGATTLILVTNTVAGRQWKRELLARTSLTEAEIGEYSGERKEIRPVTIATYQVITRRTKGVYKHLELFDSRDWGLIVYDEVHLLPAPVFRMTADLQSRRRLGLTATLIREDGREGDVFSLIGPKRYDAPWKDIEAQGWIAPAECVEVRVTMTENERMTYAIAEPEEKYKLCATAHTKIAVVRSILARHEGEQTLVIGAYLDQLDELGTELDAPVIQGSTKNAEREELFDAFRRGEIKTLVVSKVANFSIDLPEASVAVQVSGTFGSRQEEAQRLGRLLRPKHDGGGAVFYSVVSRDSLDADYAAHRQRFLAEQGYGYIIRDADDLLGPAI; this is encoded by the coding sequence ATGACTGACGGCCCGCTGATTGTGCAGTCCGACAAGACCGTGCTGCTGGAGATCGACCATGAGCAGGCCGGCGCCGCGCGGGCGGCGATCGCGCCGTTCGCCGAGCTGGAACGCGCGCCCGAGCACGTGCACACCTACCGGATCACCCCGCTCGCGCTGTGGAACGCCCGCGCTGCCGGGCATGACGCCGAGCAGGTGGTCGACGCGCTGGTCACCTACTCCCGGTACCCGGTGCCGCAGCCGCTGCTGGTCGACATCGTCGACACCATGGCCCGCTACGGGCGCCTGCAGCTGGTCAAGCACCCCGCGCACGGCCTGACGCTGGTCAGCCTCGATCGCGCGGTGCTCGAGGAGGTGCTGCGCAACAAGAAGATCGCTCCGATGCTCGGCGCCCGCCTCGACGACGACACCGTGATGGTGCACAACAGTGAGCGCGGCCGGATCAAGCAGATGCTGCTCAAGATCGGCTGGCCCGCCGAGGACCTCGCCGGTTACGTCGACGGCGAGGCGCATGCCATCGAACTGACGCCCGATGGCTGGGAGCTGCGGGACTACCAGCAGCTGGCCGTCGACTCGTTCTGGGCCGGCGGGTCGGGCGTGGTGGTGCTGCCCTGTGGCGCGGGCAAGACCCTGGTCGGCGCGGCGGCGATGGCCAAGGCCGGGGCGACGACGCTGATCCTGGTCACCAACACCGTCGCCGGTCGGCAGTGGAAGCGCGAGCTGCTGGCCCGCACCTCGCTGACCGAGGCCGAGATCGGCGAGTATTCCGGCGAGCGCAAGGAGATCCGGCCCGTCACCATCGCCACCTACCAGGTGATCACCCGTCGCACCAAGGGCGTCTATAAGCATCTGGAGCTGTTCGACTCCCGCGACTGGGGCCTGATCGTCTACGACGAGGTGCACCTGCTGCCGGCGCCGGTGTTCCGGATGACCGCCGATCTGCAGTCGCGCCGGCGGCTCGGCCTGACCGCCACGCTGATCCGCGAGGACGGCCGCGAGGGCGACGTGTTCTCGCTGATCGGCCCGAAGCGCTACGACGCGCCGTGGAAGGACATCGAGGCCCAGGGCTGGATCGCGCCGGCCGAATGCGTCGAGGTGCGGGTCACCATGACCGAGAACGAGCGGATGACCTACGCGATCGCCGAGCCGGAGGAGAAGTACAAGCTCTGCGCGACGGCGCACACCAAGATCGCGGTGGTGCGCTCCATCCTGGCCCGCCACGAGGGCGAGCAGACCCTGGTGATCGGCGCCTACCTGGACCAGCTCGACGAACTCGGCACGGAACTCGACGCCCCGGTGATCCAGGGGTCGACGAAGAACGCCGAACGCGAGGAGCTGTTCGACGCGTTCCGCCGCGGCGAGATCAAGACCCTGGTGGTCTCCAAGGTCGCGAACTTCTCCATCGACCTGCCGGAGGCGTCGGTCGCGGTGCAGGTGTCCGGCACCTTCGGCTCCCGCCAGGAGGAAGCACAGCGGCTGGGCCGGCTGCTGCGGCCCAAGCACGACGGCGGCGGCGCGGTGTTCTACAGCGTGGTCAGCCGGGATTCCCTGGACGCCGACTACGCCGCGCACCGGCAGCGTTTCCTGGCCGAGCAGGGCTACGGCTACATCATCCGCGACGCCGACGACCTGCTGGGACCAGCCATCTGA
- a CDS encoding helicase-associated domain-containing protein, with amino-acid sequence MKKQSRGTPLGAWLAELPDDGLVRLLTLRPDLAQPAPASIAALASRAQARQSVQAATDELDLLRLSVLDALLVLHANVSPVPPAALTDLLTGRADPAQVRHALDELKARALAWGDDEIRVASEATAGLPWYPGQVMRDGGDLTNDELAALIGGLDPEQRELLDRLAEGSPVGRTRDARPDAPQANPVPRLLAAGLLMRVDDETVLLPRRVGQLLRGQQPDPIELTPPDAAVAQVSQMEADGAAAVAVIDLLREVDTVLNTLAASPAPELRSGGLGVREAKRLAKATGIGEDRLTLILELAATAGLIASGMPDPAPEDGNPPYWAPTVAADRYQDTPASGRWALLAQAWLALPARPGLVGQRGPDGKPLVALSHALHSSAAPLDRRLLLTMLDELPDGAVTRAEEASAALAWRRPRWAARLAPEPVGHLLAEAQILGILGRGALTTPGRALLRDGVEAAAEAMEQALPDPVDHFLLQADLTVVVPGPLAPELAEELTAAADIESAGAASVYRISEASVRRALDAGHSAGGLHGFFERHSKTPVPQGLTYLIDDVARRHGQLRVGMASSFVRCEDPALLAQAIGAPAVRVLELRLLAPTVAISQAPIGEVLAALRAAGMAPAAEDASGAIVNLAARGARVPANPHRRSFRPPPNPSNHDNLVGLVSVLRRVEATPDGEVIDPNQATVALLRAAMQRSDVLIGYRDNAGVSSRRLVTPVSVRGGILTAFDETSGRVREFAVHRVTSVVSDLGG; translated from the coding sequence ATGAAAAAACAGTCCCGGGGCACACCGCTCGGCGCGTGGCTCGCCGAGCTGCCCGACGACGGCCTGGTGCGGCTGTTGACGCTGCGGCCCGACCTGGCGCAGCCCGCCCCGGCCAGCATCGCCGCGTTGGCCTCCCGCGCGCAGGCTCGGCAGTCGGTGCAGGCCGCCACCGACGAGCTGGATCTGCTGCGACTGTCGGTGCTCGACGCGCTGCTGGTGCTGCACGCCAATGTCAGCCCCGTCCCGCCCGCGGCGCTGACCGACCTGCTCACCGGACGCGCCGACCCCGCCCAGGTGCGCCACGCCCTCGATGAACTGAAGGCCCGCGCGCTGGCCTGGGGCGACGACGAGATCCGGGTGGCGTCGGAGGCCACCGCCGGACTGCCCTGGTACCCCGGCCAGGTCATGCGCGACGGCGGCGACCTGACCAACGACGAACTCGCGGCCCTGATCGGCGGGCTGGACCCCGAGCAGCGCGAACTGCTGGACCGGCTCGCCGAGGGTTCTCCCGTCGGGCGCACCCGCGACGCCCGCCCGGACGCTCCCCAGGCCAACCCGGTGCCCCGACTGCTGGCCGCCGGCCTGCTGATGCGCGTCGACGACGAGACCGTGCTGCTGCCCCGGCGGGTGGGCCAGCTGCTGCGCGGCCAACAGCCCGACCCGATCGAGCTCACCCCGCCGGACGCGGCGGTCGCGCAGGTCAGCCAAATGGAGGCCGACGGGGCCGCCGCGGTGGCCGTCATCGACCTGCTGCGCGAAGTCGACACGGTGCTCAACACGCTGGCCGCCTCCCCCGCGCCGGAGCTGCGCAGCGGCGGGCTCGGGGTGCGGGAAGCCAAACGGCTGGCCAAGGCGACCGGCATCGGTGAGGACCGGCTGACGCTGATCCTGGAGCTGGCCGCCACCGCGGGGCTGATCGCTTCCGGCATGCCCGACCCGGCGCCCGAGGACGGCAACCCGCCGTACTGGGCGCCCACGGTGGCCGCCGACCGCTACCAGGACACCCCCGCCAGCGGCCGCTGGGCACTGCTCGCCCAGGCGTGGCTGGCGCTGCCGGCCCGGCCCGGCCTGGTCGGCCAGCGCGGGCCCGACGGCAAGCCGCTGGTCGCGCTGTCGCACGCGCTGCACTCCTCGGCCGCGCCGCTGGACCGTCGGCTGCTGCTGACCATGCTCGACGAGTTGCCCGACGGCGCCGTCACCCGGGCCGAGGAGGCGTCGGCGGCGCTGGCCTGGCGTCGTCCCCGCTGGGCCGCCCGGCTGGCCCCGGAGCCGGTCGGGCATCTGCTAGCCGAGGCGCAGATCCTCGGGATTCTGGGCCGCGGCGCGCTGACCACCCCCGGCCGCGCGCTGCTGCGCGACGGCGTCGAGGCCGCCGCCGAGGCGATGGAGCAGGCGCTGCCGGACCCGGTCGACCACTTTCTGCTGCAGGCCGACCTGACCGTCGTCGTGCCCGGGCCGCTGGCTCCCGAACTGGCCGAGGAACTCACCGCGGCCGCCGACATCGAGTCGGCGGGGGCGGCGTCGGTGTACCGGATCAGCGAGGCCAGTGTGCGCCGCGCGCTGGACGCCGGACACAGCGCCGGCGGGCTGCACGGGTTCTTCGAGCGCCACTCCAAGACCCCGGTTCCGCAGGGGTTGACCTACCTGATCGATGACGTGGCGCGCCGGCACGGGCAGCTGCGGGTGGGGATGGCGTCGTCGTTCGTGCGGTGCGAGGACCCGGCCCTGCTGGCCCAGGCGATCGGCGCGCCGGCGGTCCGGGTGCTGGAACTGCGGCTGCTGGCCCCGACCGTGGCGATCTCCCAGGCGCCGATCGGCGAGGTGCTGGCCGCGCTGCGGGCCGCGGGGATGGCGCCGGCCGCCGAGGACGCCTCCGGCGCCATCGTCAACCTGGCCGCCCGCGGCGCCCGGGTGCCGGCCAATCCGCACCGGCGGTCCTTTCGACCCCCGCCGAACCCGTCCAACCACGACAATCTGGTCGGGCTGGTGTCGGTGCTGCGCCGGGTCGAGGCCACCCCGGACGGCGAGGTCATCGACCCGAACCAGGCGACGGTCGCGCTGCTGCGCGCGGCGATGCAGCGCTCCGACGTGCTGATCGGCTACCGGGACAACGCCGGGGTGTCGAGCCGACGGCTGGTCACCCCGGTCAGTGTGCGCGGCGGCATCCTCACCGCGTTCGACGAGACCTCCGGCCGGGTGCGGGAGTTCGCCGTGCACCGCGTGACGTCGGTGGTGTCGGACCTTGGAGGATAA
- a CDS encoding transglycosylase family protein yields the protein MAKIAVTGAALGVGSLAAAGAANAAPDSEWDQVAACESGGNWAINTGNGYHGGLQFSPSTWRGAGGGEFAPAAYLATKEQQIAVAERVLASQGRGAWPTCGRGLSSPTPRNVSVETAPEAPVDAPDMLALQNPAPAAPAPAPEALPPAPEAPAPAPEAPIDAPELNAVPEAPAPELLPAPEAPAAEPMAAPAPAPEVVPVAAPTTEDYIAAVQQAVAAQGLSQNVVLKG from the coding sequence GTGGCCAAGATCGCCGTGACCGGCGCGGCCCTCGGTGTTGGCAGCCTCGCTGCGGCCGGCGCCGCCAATGCGGCCCCCGACAGCGAGTGGGATCAGGTCGCAGCCTGCGAGTCGGGCGGCAACTGGGCCATCAACACCGGCAACGGCTACCACGGTGGCCTGCAGTTCTCCCCCAGCACCTGGCGTGGCGCGGGCGGCGGCGAGTTTGCCCCGGCCGCCTACCTGGCCACCAAGGAGCAGCAGATCGCTGTCGCCGAGCGCGTGCTGGCCTCCCAGGGCCGTGGCGCCTGGCCGACCTGCGGCCGTGGGCTGTCCAGCCCCACCCCGCGCAACGTGAGCGTGGAGACCGCCCCCGAGGCCCCCGTTGACGCCCCGGACATGCTGGCGCTGCAGAACCCGGCCCCGGCCGCTCCTGCCCCCGCCCCCGAGGCGCTGCCGCCGGCCCCTGAGGCCCCGGCTCCGGCCCCCGAAGCCCCGATCGACGCTCCGGAGCTGAACGCGGTTCCCGAGGCCCCGGCCCCCGAGCTGCTGCCCGCCCCCGAAGCCCCGGCCGCCGAGCCGATGGCCGCCCCGGCCCCGGCCCCCGAGGTCGTGCCGGTCGCCGCGCCGACCACCGAGGACTACATCGCTGCGGTCCAGCAGGCCGTCGCCGCCCAGGGCCTCAGCCAGAACGTCGTGCTGAAGGGCTAA
- a CDS encoding YccF domain-containing protein → MRVVLNVIWLIFGGLWLAIGYFLAALVCFVLIITIPFGFASLRIASYALWPFGRTIVAKPGDRPGALIGNIIWVVLFGWWLALGHLVSAAAMAITIIGIPLALADLKMIPVSLVPLGKEIVPVDGKPVEYARS, encoded by the coding sequence ATGCGCGTCGTTCTGAATGTCATCTGGCTGATCTTCGGCGGCCTCTGGCTGGCCATCGGCTACTTCCTGGCGGCGCTGGTGTGCTTCGTGCTGATCATCACCATCCCGTTCGGGTTCGCGTCGTTGCGGATCGCGTCCTACGCGCTGTGGCCGTTCGGGCGGACGATCGTCGCCAAGCCCGGAGACCGGCCCGGCGCGCTGATCGGAAACATCATCTGGGTGGTGCTGTTCGGGTGGTGGCTGGCGCTGGGACACCTGGTGTCCGCGGCTGCGATGGCGATCACTATCATCGGGATCCCGTTGGCCCTGGCGGACCTGAAAATGATCCCGGTCTCGCTGGTTCCGCTTGGCAAGGAGATCGTTCCGGTCGACGGAAAACCGGTTGAGTACGCCCGATCCTGA
- a CDS encoding cold-shock protein produces the protein MPTGKVKWYDADKGFGFLSQEEGEDVYVRSSALPAGVETLKPGQRVEFGIASGRRGPQALQVTLLEAPPTLSSRPRREPSGPAEHKHTPDELHGMVEDMITLLESTVQPELRKGRYPDRKIARRVSEVVKAVARELDA, from the coding sequence GTGCCGACCGGCAAGGTGAAGTGGTACGACGCCGACAAGGGCTTCGGGTTCTTGTCCCAGGAAGAGGGCGAGGACGTCTACGTCCGGTCCTCGGCGCTGCCCGCGGGCGTTGAGACGCTCAAGCCCGGCCAGCGGGTCGAGTTCGGCATCGCCTCGGGCCGCCGCGGCCCGCAGGCCCTGCAGGTCACGCTGCTGGAGGCGCCGCCGACGCTGTCCTCGCGCCCCCGTCGGGAACCCAGCGGGCCGGCTGAGCACAAGCACACCCCCGATGAGCTGCACGGCATGGTCGAGGACATGATCACCCTGCTGGAGAGCACGGTTCAGCCCGAGCTGCGCAAGGGCCGCTACCCGGACCGCAAGATCGCCCGTCGGGTCTCCGAGGTGGTCAAGGCCGTCGCCCGGGAGCTCGACGCCTAG
- a CDS encoding DUF2771 domain-containing protein, with translation MKRLALIAVAGVLLLMAAFGVGGYLGTRHSAEFPRVSAFTRGELSTPGPFVYCDPLFTECFDPQDSGALDVDPGNVVQLSVPDEIGKHLWRLLLVHEDGAIEAIFRPGERSAVTIATVDPNQGKLQRIVVQLPTIVLVDGEEAETFHAEWSVAANWPAG, from the coding sequence ATGAAGCGCTTGGCCCTCATTGCCGTCGCGGGTGTGCTGTTGCTGATGGCGGCCTTCGGCGTCGGCGGCTACCTGGGCACCCGACATTCCGCGGAATTCCCGCGGGTCAGCGCGTTCACCCGGGGCGAGCTCAGCACCCCGGGCCCGTTCGTCTACTGCGACCCGCTGTTCACCGAGTGCTTCGACCCGCAGGACAGCGGGGCGCTCGATGTCGACCCGGGCAATGTGGTGCAGCTGTCGGTGCCCGACGAGATCGGGAAGCACCTGTGGCGGCTGCTGCTGGTCCATGAGGACGGCGCCATCGAGGCGATCTTCCGCCCCGGTGAGCGCTCCGCGGTCACCATCGCCACCGTCGACCCGAATCAGGGCAAGCTGCAGCGGATCGTGGTGCAGCTGCCGACGATCGTGCTGGTCGACGGCGAAGAGGCCGAGACCTTCCACGCCGAGTGGAGCGTCGCGGCCAACTGGCCGGCGGGCTAG
- a CDS encoding MFS transporter: MANYPTDPPGHRRPGVAYTGPSSNRYLPPLDEDWDSRHPDEPTDPDQRMDGAYRITVTRAAAMRSREMGTRMYGLVHRAATADGADKSGMTALTWPVVANFAVDAAMAVALANTLFFAAATGESKSRVALYLLITIAPFAVIAPVIGPALDKLQHGRRVALAMSFVLRTGLALVLILNYDGATGSFPPWVLYPAALGMMVLSKSFSVLRSAVTPRVMPPTIDLVRVNSRLMMFGLIGGTIIGGGIAAGIEYLCNTLFDMPGALFVVVAVSLAGAALSMKIPSWVEQTAGEVPTTLSYHDQSAPSRRHPGPVEQPRQQLGRNIMTSIWGNCTIKMMVGFLFLYPAFVAKSHDASSWEQLAILGVIGAAAGVGNFAGNFTAARLKLGRPSMLVVRATMAVTAVGLIAAIVGNLAAAAVAAGVTSAASAIGKSSLDAALQDDLPERSRASAFGRSESLLQLAWVLGGALGVLVYTDLWVGFTAITALLIPGLAQTIASFEGGSLIPGFGGNRPELVGTERPAPKTGSPR; encoded by the coding sequence ATGGCGAACTATCCCACCGACCCGCCGGGACACCGTCGTCCCGGGGTGGCCTACACCGGCCCGAGTTCCAATCGCTACCTGCCACCGCTGGACGAGGACTGGGACAGCCGTCACCCCGACGAGCCCACCGATCCCGATCAGCGGATGGACGGGGCGTACCGGATCACCGTGACCCGCGCGGCCGCCATGCGCAGCCGCGAGATGGGCACCCGGATGTACGGCCTGGTGCACCGCGCGGCCACCGCCGACGGCGCCGACAAGTCCGGTATGACCGCGCTGACCTGGCCGGTCGTCGCGAACTTCGCCGTCGACGCCGCGATGGCCGTCGCGCTGGCCAACACGCTGTTCTTCGCCGCCGCGACCGGGGAGTCCAAGAGCCGGGTGGCGCTGTACCTGCTGATCACCATCGCGCCGTTCGCGGTGATCGCGCCGGTGATCGGGCCCGCGCTGGACAAGCTGCAACACGGCCGGCGGGTGGCCCTGGCGATGTCGTTCGTGCTGCGCACCGGCCTGGCGCTGGTGCTGATCCTCAATTACGACGGCGCCACCGGCAGCTTCCCGCCGTGGGTGTTGTACCCCGCCGCGCTCGGCATGATGGTGCTGAGCAAATCGTTCTCGGTGCTGCGCAGCGCGGTCACGCCGCGGGTGATGCCGCCGACCATCGACCTGGTGCGGGTGAATTCGCGGCTGATGATGTTCGGCCTGATCGGCGGAACCATCATCGGCGGCGGCATCGCGGCCGGCATCGAGTACCTCTGCAACACGCTGTTCGACATGCCCGGGGCGCTGTTCGTCGTGGTGGCGGTGTCCCTGGCCGGCGCCGCGCTGTCGATGAAGATTCCGAGCTGGGTGGAGCAGACCGCAGGCGAGGTGCCGACCACCCTGAGCTATCACGACCAGTCGGCCCCGTCGCGCCGTCACCCCGGGCCCGTCGAACAGCCGCGTCAGCAGCTCGGCCGCAACATCATGACCTCGATCTGGGGCAACTGCACGATCAAAATGATGGTCGGCTTCCTGTTCCTCTACCCGGCGTTCGTCGCCAAATCGCACGACGCCAGCAGCTGGGAGCAGCTGGCCATCCTCGGCGTGATCGGCGCGGCCGCGGGGGTGGGCAACTTCGCCGGCAACTTCACCGCCGCCCGGCTCAAACTGGGCCGCCCGTCGATGCTGGTGGTGCGCGCGACGATGGCGGTGACGGCCGTCGGGCTGATCGCCGCCATCGTCGGCAACCTCGCCGCCGCCGCGGTGGCCGCCGGGGTGACCTCGGCGGCCAGCGCCATCGGCAAGTCGTCGCTGGACGCCGCGCTGCAGGACGACCTGCCGGAGCGCTCGCGGGCGTCGGCGTTCGGGCGCTCGGAGTCGCTGCTGCAGCTGGCGTGGGTGCTCGGCGGCGCCCTCGGCGTGCTGGTCTACACCGACCTGTGGGTAGGGTTCACCGCGATCACCGCGCTGCTGATCCCGGGGCTGGCGCAGACCATCGCCAGCTTCGAGGGCGGGTCGCTGATCCCCGGCTTCGGCGGCAACCGCCCGGAGTTGGTCGGCACCGAACGACCGGCCCCCAAGACCGGGAGTCCCCGATGA
- a CDS encoding DUF3027 domain-containing protein: MLAALAELLLGAAEQARDAVTEHSGDTVGDYLGAELEDPTAATHRFLAQVPGYGGWQWAVVVAGYPGAQHVTVSEVVLVPGPDALLAPDWLPWDQRVRPGDLGPGDLLAPPADDTRLVPGYTLSGDPAVDETAPEFGFGRKQVLSPWGRADAAERWHDGDYGPNSAMARSTKRACRDCGYLVPLSGELGTLFGVCANEFAADGHVVDFGYGCGAHSDTPPAPGNGSPLFDPFDDGVLDVSENPTSV, translated from the coding sequence CTGCTGGCGGCCCTGGCCGAGCTACTGCTCGGCGCGGCCGAGCAGGCCCGCGACGCGGTCACCGAGCACAGCGGCGACACCGTCGGCGACTACCTGGGCGCCGAACTGGAAGACCCGACCGCGGCCACCCACCGATTCCTGGCGCAGGTGCCCGGTTACGGCGGCTGGCAGTGGGCCGTCGTGGTGGCCGGTTACCCCGGCGCCCAGCACGTCACCGTCAGTGAAGTGGTGCTGGTGCCCGGGCCCGACGCGCTGCTGGCCCCGGACTGGCTGCCGTGGGATCAGCGGGTGCGCCCCGGAGACCTGGGCCCCGGCGATCTGCTCGCCCCGCCCGCCGACGACACGCGGCTGGTCCCCGGCTACACGCTGTCCGGCGATCCGGCGGTCGATGAGACCGCGCCCGAATTCGGGTTCGGCCGCAAGCAGGTGCTCTCGCCGTGGGGTCGTGCCGACGCCGCCGAGCGCTGGCACGACGGCGACTACGGTCCCAATAGCGCGATGGCGCGATCCACCAAGCGCGCCTGCCGGGATTGCGGCTATCTGGTCCCGCTGTCCGGCGAGCTGGGCACCCTCTTCGGGGTGTGCGCCAACGAATTCGCGGCCGACGGGCACGTGGTGGACTTCGGTTACGGCTGCGGCGCGCACTCCGACACTCCGCCGGCGCCCGGCAACGGCTCCCCGCTGTTCGACCCGTTCGACGACGGTGTGCTCGACGTCAGCGAGAACCCGACCAGCGTCTAG
- a CDS encoding DUF2537 domain-containing protein — protein MTREPTPWGTGLTLTAFVAVVTAIAVVVLSTGLVRVHPILAVGLNLVAAGGLAPTVWSWRHTPVLRWVAPGLAVGTGGAWVALLALGATGSL, from the coding sequence ATGACGCGGGAGCCGACGCCCTGGGGCACGGGCCTGACGTTGACCGCGTTCGTCGCCGTCGTCACCGCGATCGCCGTGGTGGTGCTCAGCACCGGCCTGGTGCGCGTGCATCCGATCCTGGCGGTCGGGCTGAACCTGGTGGCCGCCGGCGGTCTGGCGCCGACGGTGTGGAGCTGGCGGCACACCCCGGTGTTGCGCTGGGTGGCGCCTGGTCTGGCCGTCGGGACCGGCGGGGCGTGGGTGGCGCTGCTGGCGCTGGGCGCCACCGGGAGTCTTTAA
- a CDS encoding TrmH family RNA methyltransferase: MVIDIDDPADPRLDDFRDLNSVDRRPDLPSGKGLVIAEGVLVAQRMLASRFTPHALLGVERRRVELAHDLAGHPGLPFYRVSADLMAQVVGFHLNRGVLAAARRPEELDATALLAQSRTVAVLEGVNDHENLGSIFRNAAGLDVDAVLFGPGCADPLYRRAVRVSMGHVLLVPFARLPQWPQGLRLLRDGGFTLLAMTPGEGSVPLSEAMPDDAKVAILVGAEGPGLTETVLRAADLRVRIPMARGTDSLNVATAAALAFYERVRVGS; encoded by the coding sequence TTGGTGATCGACATCGATGACCCGGCCGACCCGCGGCTGGACGACTTCCGCGACCTCAATAGCGTCGACCGTCGCCCGGACCTGCCCAGCGGCAAGGGCTTGGTGATCGCCGAGGGTGTGCTGGTGGCGCAGCGGATGCTGGCCTCCCGGTTCACCCCGCACGCGCTGCTGGGGGTGGAACGCCGTCGCGTGGAATTGGCACACGATCTCGCCGGGCATCCCGGCCTGCCCTTTTACCGGGTCAGCGCCGACCTGATGGCGCAGGTCGTCGGCTTCCACCTCAATCGCGGGGTGCTGGCCGCCGCCCGTCGTCCCGAGGAACTGGACGCCACCGCGTTGCTGGCGCAGTCCCGCACCGTCGCGGTGCTCGAAGGCGTCAACGACCACGAGAACCTCGGGTCGATCTTCCGCAACGCCGCCGGACTGGACGTCGACGCGGTGCTGTTCGGGCCCGGGTGCGCGGATCCGCTGTACCGCCGCGCGGTGCGGGTCTCGATGGGGCATGTGCTACTCGTGCCGTTCGCCCGGCTGCCGCAGTGGCCGCAGGGCCTGCGCCTGCTGCGCGACGGCGGCTTCACCCTGCTGGCGATGACGCCGGGCGAAGGGTCCGTGCCGCTGAGCGAGGCCATGCCCGACGACGCGAAGGTGGCCATCCTCGTCGGCGCCGAGGGTCCGGGTCTGACCGAGACCGTGCTGCGCGCCGCTGACCTGCGCGTCCGCATCCCGATGGCCCGCGGCACCGACTCGCTCAACGTCGCAACCGCTGCCGCCTTGGCGTTCTACGAGCGGGTTAGGGTCGGGTCATGA
- a CDS encoding DUF2530 domain-containing protein — protein sequence MPEPKTPVQAPALPKSLLDPMPMIAVGALIWLAVAIAAFTVPSLQTWRPIAVAGLGVGAFGLFLFTWQRSAARRGSKGAQDVLRDM from the coding sequence ATGCCCGAGCCCAAGACTCCCGTGCAGGCCCCCGCGCTGCCCAAGTCGCTGCTGGATCCGATGCCGATGATCGCCGTCGGCGCGTTGATCTGGCTGGCGGTGGCCATCGCGGCCTTCACTGTCCCGAGTCTGCAGACCTGGCGGCCGATCGCCGTCGCCGGGCTGGGCGTCGGCGCGTTCGGACTGTTCCTGTTCACCTGGCAGCGCAGCGCCGCCCGGCGCGGCTCGAAGGGCGCCCAGGACGTGCTGCGCGATATGTAG
- a CDS encoding SRPBCC family protein, with protein MAAELLQAQIDIAAPPAKVWELISDLSRMPEWSPQCRKMKALGALKPGTKTLNLNRRGMLFWPTTCTITDVVPQSKLAFKVDANGSIWSYELEPTVDGTRVVESRRAPNGVSKVSVVLTKNMLGGVDTFEQELVEGMNTSLARIKAAAEGS; from the coding sequence ATGGCAGCTGAACTTCTGCAGGCCCAGATCGACATCGCCGCCCCGCCGGCCAAGGTGTGGGAGCTGATCAGCGACCTCAGCCGGATGCCCGAGTGGAGCCCGCAGTGCCGGAAGATGAAGGCCCTCGGCGCGCTCAAGCCCGGCACCAAGACCCTCAACCTCAACCGCCGCGGGATGCTCTTCTGGCCCACCACCTGCACCATCACCGATGTGGTGCCGCAATCGAAGCTGGCTTTCAAAGTCGACGCCAACGGCAGCATCTGGAGCTACGAGCTGGAGCCGACGGTGGACGGCACCCGCGTCGTCGAGTCCCGTCGCGCCCCCAACGGCGTCAGCAAGGTGTCCGTCGTGCTGACCAAGAACATGCTGGGTGGCGTCGACACCTTCGAGCAGGAGCTCGTCGAGGGCATGAACACCTCGCTGGCCCGCATCAAGGCGGCCGCCGAGGGGAGCTGA